The Oscillatoria acuminata PCC 6304 genomic interval TAGATCTCGTATCATGGCTCTGCCGTGATACGCACTTCTTGCGGCTCTGCCGCCTGCTACAAGACTGGAGGCAGAGCCTCCAATCCTGCGTGACTCGGCTGAAGCCCAGTCACGAGGATCCATCCTCCCCCATCCTCCCTATCTCCCCTATCTCCCCCATCTTCCCCATCCTCCCCATCCTCCCCATCCTCCCCATCTCCCCCATATCCCCATCTCCCCTACGGTACAATCAACACCGGACAAGGGGCCAAATTAATCACGCGGTTGGTGACGCTATCGGCGAGACCCTCTTCTGTCAACCCGATGCCGCGACAGCCCATAATCACGAGATCTGCATTGACTTCATCGGCGACATCGCAAATGACAAAGGCGGGTTTTCCTTCCCGTTCAATGGTTTCCGCTTCGATGCCTAGCTTAGAAAACATTGACTGAGCATTTTTGAGTAAT includes:
- a CDS encoding universal stress protein — its product is MFKTVLFPIDESRESREAADTVAQMVKTFNSRLILLSVNEVPVEGEEPPPPERVMTPEAIAELLKNAQSMFSKLGIEAETIEREGKPAFVICDVADEVNADLVIMGCRGIGLTEEGLADSVTNRVINLAPCPVLIVP